TGGGCACCCACAAGACTGCGGTTCAGGAGGACGCGGTCGGTCCGCACAGTCGCCCGCCCACGTCCGTAGCGCTGTCCATACGGTGTGCACCTGAAGCCGCGAGGGCTCGAACACACTTCAGGGCACCTGGACGTGAATCGTGATGGTATCGAGCGTAGACGCTTATTTGGACGCCAACCGGCGCACTCCGATAACTGCGTCATACGGCCTGGCCGGGGTGCCCGATGGAACCGCCATTGATGTACGGCGGTGAAGCGGTAGGTGAACTGCTCGCCCGGCCAAATGGGCGGCTGGGTGATGATGGCCGGCCCGTCCATCGCGTTGTCCAGGATCAGGCCATGCCAGTGCAGGGTGGTGCCCTCCGGCAGGTCGTTGCGAACCGTGATCTCTACCCGGCCGCCCTAGGTCAGTTCCAGGCGGGGCCGGGCATTCGTCCGTTGATCGCGTAGGCCCAGACACTTCTCCCCTTCAGAATGTGC
This is a stretch of genomic DNA from Deinococcus metalli. It encodes these proteins:
- a CDS encoding multicopper oxidase domain-containing protein, giving the protein MTVRNDLPEGTTLHWHGLILDNAMDGPAIITQPPIWPGEQFTYRFTAVHQWRFHRAPRPGRMTQLSECAGWRPNKRLRSIPSRFTSRCPEVCSSPRGFRCTPYGQRYGRGRATVRTDRVLLNRSLVGAQVEKTMVDAAAVPEPWDFSAEGRRRDRVDLGHEPAP